The following coding sequences lie in one Niabella agricola genomic window:
- a CDS encoding sulfatase-like hydrolase/transferase, translating to MYKVFLFFCMLLPSGVQAQSNPQRPNIIFILVDDLGYGDVGVFHQNMRKALHDPAVPFMITPSLDRMASGGAIVTQQYANAPVCVSSRSSLLTGVTQGHAVVRNNQFDRALENNYTIASTLKAAGYSTVAIGKWGLQGTGKKDWPGHPLKRGFDYYYGYIRHSDGHEHYPKEGLYRKTKEVYDNTVNVTDGLDKCYTGDLWTARAKQWILDHRKAKKGTPFFMYLAYDTPHAVIELPTQEYPAGGGLTGGLKWIGKPGHMINTASGEIDSWMAPEFKNAKYLDKATGKMTPWKDVNKRYATVVQRLDAQVGDLLQLLKDLRIDENTIVVFTSDNGPSQESYLKEDYTPAFFQGYGPFDGIKRDQWEGGMRTPTIVQWKGKVAPGKTVRQPSFLSDWMPTFLDAAGMVAPARTDGVSLLPALTGKGTQQKQTLYSEYFVEGKTPGYADFEESRRNRMRNQMQFIRDGDYVGVRYDIKNSDDDFEIYDVVKDPKEKQNQASELPELQKRFKEKVLQMRIRSEEAPRPYDSVPVPPVPENGAEKGIRYQLYKGSFLWVPQVAVLPAVKSGRTDLKTATNALSNADAGSITGYIRVPADGAYTFYLKAEGKAFIRLHNIALLDADYRYIPGTELQQTLLLKAGLHPIRLSFKKEEQRIGGELYWSGPGFEKRLLKREDFY from the coding sequence ATGTATAAAGTCTTTCTTTTTTTCTGTATGCTCCTCCCTTCCGGGGTACAGGCTCAATCCAATCCTCAGCGACCCAACATCATTTTTATCCTGGTCGATGACCTGGGATATGGGGATGTGGGGGTCTTTCACCAGAACATGCGAAAGGCTCTGCATGATCCGGCCGTTCCGTTTATGATTACACCTTCCCTGGACCGCATGGCATCCGGCGGGGCCATAGTTACACAGCAATATGCCAATGCACCAGTATGTGTATCCTCCAGGTCATCCCTGCTTACCGGCGTTACGCAAGGTCATGCTGTTGTGCGCAATAACCAGTTTGACCGGGCGCTGGAAAATAATTATACCATAGCATCCACTCTGAAAGCAGCGGGCTATAGTACGGTGGCCATTGGTAAATGGGGCTTGCAGGGTACTGGTAAAAAAGACTGGCCCGGGCATCCGCTGAAAAGAGGGTTTGATTACTATTATGGGTATATACGGCATAGCGACGGTCATGAGCATTATCCCAAGGAAGGTCTTTACCGCAAAACAAAGGAAGTATATGATAACACCGTGAATGTTACAGACGGCCTGGATAAATGTTATACCGGTGATCTCTGGACAGCCCGCGCCAAACAGTGGATCCTGGATCACCGGAAAGCAAAAAAAGGAACGCCGTTCTTTATGTACCTTGCTTATGACACTCCGCATGCCGTGATCGAACTGCCTACACAAGAGTATCCTGCCGGGGGAGGGCTTACAGGCGGGTTGAAATGGATTGGTAAGCCTGGGCATATGATCAATACGGCCTCAGGCGAAATAGACTCCTGGATGGCGCCCGAATTTAAGAATGCGAAGTACCTTGATAAAGCTACTGGGAAAATGACGCCCTGGAAGGATGTGAATAAACGCTATGCAACAGTAGTGCAGCGACTGGATGCGCAGGTGGGCGATCTGTTACAATTACTGAAGGATCTGAGGATCGACGAAAACACGATCGTTGTGTTTACATCCGACAATGGCCCTTCGCAGGAATCTTACCTGAAAGAGGATTATACACCAGCATTTTTCCAGGGGTATGGGCCCTTTGACGGTATCAAGCGCGATCAATGGGAAGGAGGCATGCGTACACCTACGATCGTACAATGGAAGGGTAAAGTTGCCCCGGGAAAAACTGTGCGGCAACCCTCTTTTCTGTCCGACTGGATGCCTACCTTCCTTGATGCGGCGGGCATGGTTGCCCCCGCAAGAACCGATGGCGTATCATTATTGCCGGCGCTTACGGGCAAAGGCACACAGCAAAAGCAAACGCTTTATTCTGAATATTTCGTTGAAGGAAAGACACCGGGTTATGCTGATTTTGAGGAAAGCCGCCGGAACCGGATGCGCAATCAGATGCAGTTTATACGGGACGGCGATTATGTGGGCGTGCGTTATGACATCAAAAACAGTGATGATGATTTTGAGATCTATGATGTGGTGAAGGATCCGAAAGAAAAGCAGAACCAGGCGTCGGAGCTTCCGGAACTGCAAAAAAGATTTAAAGAAAAAGTCCTGCAAATGCGGATCCGATCCGAAGAAGCACCGCGCCCCTACGACAGTGTACCGGTTCCGCCAGTTCCGGAAAACGGTGCAGAAAAAGGCATCCGTTACCAACTTTATAAAGGATCCTTTTTATGGGTGCCCCAAGTTGCAGTGTTACCGGCCGTAAAGTCGGGCCGCACTGACCTGAAGACCGCAACAAACGCTTTATCCAATGCCGACGCAGGCTCTATTACCGGTTATATCCGCGTTCCGGCGGATGGAGCCTATACATTTTATCTAAAGGCGGAGGGAAAAGCTTTTATCCGCCTGCATAATATTGCCTTGCTGGATGCAGACTATAGATACATTCCTGGCACGGAATTGCAGCAGACACTTTTACTTAAAGCAGGTTTGCATCCAATCCGGTTATCGTTTAAAAAAGAGGAGCAGCGCATAGGCGGCGAGCTGTACTGGAGCGGACCGGGTTTCGAGAAACGGTTATTGAAGCGGGAGGATTTTTATTAA
- a CDS encoding endonuclease/exonuclease/phosphatase family protein: protein MRKMNILGCVAVLAMLSCARKTAPEKSNTGIDAITFMSYNVHHCNPPSKPGVIDVDAIVRVIKRENPDVVALQEIDVNTGRSGKINQAALLSQKTGYHAFHFSKSIDHDGGDYGIMILSKYPLSDMSTHKLPTDPATGGEPRVLSLATATLPDGKKVRVASTHLDFHGKTNGKLQMTEVNRILADEKLPVIIGGDFNATENSETIQLLDQSFTRTCKNCAFTIEEGKEKQAIDFIAYKPGNVFSALSHRVIAEDYASDHRPVQAVLKISF, encoded by the coding sequence ATGAGAAAAATGAACATATTGGGATGCGTTGCCGTATTAGCAATGCTATCCTGTGCCCGCAAAACTGCACCCGAAAAAAGCAATACGGGTATCGATGCCATTACTTTTATGTCGTATAATGTGCATCACTGTAATCCTCCTTCCAAGCCAGGCGTCATCGACGTGGATGCCATTGTGCGGGTAATAAAAAGGGAGAATCCCGATGTGGTGGCCTTGCAGGAAATCGATGTCAATACCGGCCGTTCGGGAAAGATCAACCAGGCGGCCTTATTATCACAGAAAACCGGTTATCATGCATTTCACTTTTCAAAATCGATCGATCATGATGGCGGCGACTATGGAATCATGATCCTTTCAAAATATCCGTTATCGGATATGTCAACCCATAAATTACCCACAGACCCCGCAACAGGTGGGGAACCCCGGGTTTTATCATTAGCTACGGCAACATTGCCAGACGGAAAAAAAGTCAGGGTGGCTTCAACACATCTCGATTTTCATGGAAAAACCAATGGGAAATTGCAGATGACTGAAGTGAACCGGATCCTTGCCGATGAAAAGCTACCGGTGATTATCGGAGGTGATTTTAATGCTACCGAAAACAGCGAAACCATCCAGTTACTGGATCAGTCATTTACCCGAACCTGTAAAAACTGTGCATTTACAATAGAAGAGGGCAAAGAAAAACAAGCCATCGACTTTATTGCGTACAAGCCTGGTAACGTGTTCTCGGCGCTTTCGCACCGGGTCATTGCTGAAGATTATGCTTCGGATCACCGGCCGGTGCAGGCGGTGCTGAAGATCAGCTTTTAA